In Flavobacteriaceae bacterium, the following proteins share a genomic window:
- a CDS encoding glycosyltransferase family 2 protein, whose translation MDIYIVIPAHNEEDFIQLTLESLAKQTLLPKQVVVVNDNSTDDTQIIVEKLSNDYNWITLINSNSSDQHIPGAKIINAFYKGYDILDDNYDIICKFDADLVFPDNYLETLASHFTADNKLGMAAGFCYIEKNNDWVIEGLTNKDHIRGALKAYRKECFLEIGKLKLSMGWDTVDELLAQYYGWQLKTDETLKVKHLKPTGSGYVRGAKYLQGEALYKLRFGLPLAFLSALKLAFKKRSFLLFKDYIFGYLKASINKNIEFLITPEQGRFVRRLRWKGITKKLFNS comes from the coding sequence ATGGATATTTATATCGTCATACCCGCTCATAATGAAGAAGATTTTATACAGCTTACCTTAGAGTCTTTAGCTAAACAAACTTTACTTCCTAAACAAGTAGTAGTCGTTAATGATAACTCTACAGATGACACTCAAATTATTGTTGAAAAACTCTCAAATGATTACAATTGGATAACTTTAATTAATTCAAACTCTTCTGATCAACATATTCCTGGTGCAAAAATCATTAATGCTTTTTATAAAGGTTACGATATTTTAGATGATAATTATGATATTATTTGCAAATTTGATGCTGATTTGGTTTTTCCTGATAATTATTTAGAAACTCTAGCTTCTCATTTTACAGCTGACAATAAGTTAGGAATGGCAGCAGGATTCTGTTATATTGAGAAAAATAATGATTGGGTGATTGAAGGTCTAACAAATAAAGACCATATTAGAGGTGCGTTAAAAGCTTATCGAAAAGAATGTTTTTTAGAAATTGGAAAACTAAAATTATCTATGGGTTGGGATACTGTAGATGAACTTTTAGCACAATACTACGGCTGGCAACTTAAAACAGATGAAACTCTAAAAGTAAAGCACCTAAAACCAACCGGCTCAGGTTATGTTAGAGGTGCCAAGTATTTACAAGGTGAAGCTCTTTATAAGCTTCGTTTTGGATTACCATTAGCTTTTTTATCAGCTTTAAAACTAGCTTTTAAAAAGAGGAGTTTTTTACTTTTTAAAGATTATATATTTGGTTATTTAAAAGCTTCTATTAATAAAAATATTGAGTTTTTAATTACTCCAGAACAAGGACGATTTGTAAGGAGACTTCGCTGGAAAGGTATTACTAAAAAGTTATTCAATTCTTGA
- a CDS encoding ubiquinol cytochrome C oxidoreductase, which yields MKTPIAVRSRNNIFGILSLIIGFTFLTTWLPLLRALFDGESYSWGMGYFGLSFSGKGLTSDYLILIVFLILYIALFASFNWIKNRVIFYLLLFWWWLHSFGNLLYDIIKNGDSMFHGDTLNIHVSISAIVIPLSIIALGLIIFIIKKDKQLQEVHIAWSRSNNIKVLIILGPLVLQGVFFAIGEPHGITDQIGVFIAIIQCFVIWLIFKPSRIE from the coding sequence ATGAAAACACCAATCGCAGTACGCTCAAGAAACAATATATTTGGGATTTTATCCTTAATTATTGGATTTACATTTTTAACTACTTGGTTACCTTTACTACGAGCTTTATTTGATGGAGAATCTTATAGCTGGGGAATGGGTTATTTCGGACTTTCTTTTTCAGGAAAAGGCTTAACCTCAGATTATTTAATACTAATAGTTTTTTTAATTCTATATATAGCTTTGTTTGCTTCTTTTAATTGGATTAAAAACCGAGTTATATTTTATTTGTTATTGTTTTGGTGGTGGCTTCACAGTTTTGGAAATTTATTATATGATATTATTAAAAATGGAGATAGTATGTTTCACGGAGATACCTTAAATATTCATGTTTCAATATCTGCAATAGTAATACCATTATCTATAATTGCGTTAGGGCTAATTATTTTCATTATTAAAAAAGACAAGCAATTACAAGAAGTTCATATCGCTTGGAGTCGTTCAAATAATATTAAAGTTCTTATAATTTTAGGACCGTTAGTATTGCAAGGTGTATTTTTTGCTATTGGAGAACCACACGGAATTACAGATCAGATAGGTGTATTTATAGCAATAATACAATGTTTTGTAATTTGGTTGATATTTAAGCCTTCAAGAATTGAATAA
- a CDS encoding HAD family phosphatase, producing MDIKLICSDIDGTLLNKDRQLSQRTITAIKNNAKTPFILISSRMPKAMLHLQQELDITQLPMIAYNGGLVIDNGSVLHTTEININTTRSITDFCKGTQIHTSLYHNDEWFVPEMDYWAKREQNNTKVTPTVNPIENTILKWGTENKGSHKIMCMGDEKEIDSLSIFLKEHFSNEVIGYRSKPTYLEISHKDISKKTAIEFLLQSKYNDLDLKHILAFGDNYNDIEMLESVGFGVAVENAKEEVLAVSNATTLSNKEDGVAIFMEDYLK from the coding sequence ATGGATATAAAATTAATCTGTTCGGACATAGATGGAACATTATTAAATAAAGATCGTCAACTATCTCAAAGAACTATCACTGCAATAAAAAATAATGCAAAAACACCCTTTATATTAATTTCTTCGCGAATGCCCAAAGCAATGTTGCATTTACAACAAGAATTAGATATTACTCAATTGCCAATGATTGCTTATAACGGTGGCCTAGTAATAGACAACGGAAGTGTACTGCATACTACAGAAATTAATATTAATACAACTAGAAGCATTACAGATTTTTGTAAAGGCACTCAAATACACACAAGTTTATATCATAATGACGAGTGGTTTGTGCCAGAAATGGATTATTGGGCAAAAAGAGAACAAAATAACACCAAGGTAACCCCTACTGTTAACCCAATTGAGAACACCATATTAAAATGGGGTACAGAAAACAAAGGTTCACATAAAATTATGTGTATGGGTGATGAAAAAGAAATTGACAGTTTAAGTATTTTTTTAAAAGAGCATTTCTCTAATGAGGTAATAGGATATCGTTCTAAACCAACTTATTTAGAAATTTCACATAAAGATATTTCTAAAAAAACTGCTATTGAATTTCTTCTACAATCAAAATACAATGATTTAGATTTAAAACACATTTTAGCTTTTGGGGATAATTATAATGATATTGAAATGTTAGAATCTGTTGGTTTTGGAGTTGCAGTAGAAAACGCTAAAGAAGAAGTACTTGCTGTATCTAATGCAACTACACTAAGTAATAAAGAAGATGGCGTTGCTATATTTATGGAAGATTATTTAAAATAA
- the gcvP gene encoding glycine dehydrogenase (aminomethyl-transferring) — translation MNTDSFALRHIGPREVDHKDMLKTIGVDTLDELINQTIPDKIRLSNPLGLDVAMSEQEYLTHIHHLASKNKVFKSYIGLGYHPSNLPAVIQRNILENPGWYTAYTPYQAEIAQGRLEALLNFQTMITDLTGMELANASLLDESTAAAEAMALLFAVRERQQKKDNVIKFFVSDEVLPQTLSLLKTRAIPLGIELVLGNAESFDFSTEFYGALLQYPGKSGRINDISSFILKAKEAQIKVAVAADILSLVKLEAPGKFGADVVVGTTQRFGIPMGYGGPHAAYFATKEDYKRSIPGRIIGVTKDTNGDRALRMALQTREQHIKRDKATSNICTAQVLLAVMAGMYAVYHGPKGLNYIANKVHNTTSTLVDSLERLGLYQSNDSYFDTIQIKTNASKVKTIAETKEVNFYYPDDETVSISINETTSLQDINLINSIFAEAISKNAITISEIIDSDNINNNVKRSSSFLENEVFNTYHSETDLMRYIKSLERKDLALNHSMISLGSCTMKLNAAAEMLPLSWSNWGNIHPFAPLNQVEGYQFVMQKLADQLTEITGFADTSLQPNSGAQGEFAGLMVIKAYHESRNEGHRNICLIPSSAHGTNPASAVMAGMKVVVTKSTDEGNIDVDDLREKAIIHKDNLAALMVTYPSTHGVFESAIKDITQIIHDNGGQVYMDGANMNAQVGLTNPGNIGADVCHLNLHKTFAIPHGGGGPGVGPICVAEQLVPFLPGNPVINVGGDQAISAISAAPYGSALACLISYGYICMLGAKGLTESTRVAILNANYIKERLSGHFEVLYSGEKGRAAHEMIVDCRPFKANGIEVTDIAKRLMDYGFHAPTVSFPVAGTIMIEPTESEGKAELDRFCDAMISIRKEIESVSKEDTSNVLKNAPHTMAMVTSSEWPFEYSRETAAFPLDYIQDNKFWPSVRRVDDAYGDRNLICTCAPIEDFMEV, via the coding sequence ATGAATACAGATTCTTTTGCACTACGACATATTGGTCCTCGAGAAGTGGATCATAAAGACATGCTAAAAACAATTGGTGTGGATACTTTAGATGAACTTATTAATCAAACTATTCCTGATAAAATCAGACTCTCTAATCCTTTAGGCTTAGATGTTGCAATGAGTGAGCAAGAGTATTTAACTCATATTCATCATTTAGCATCAAAAAATAAAGTTTTTAAATCTTATATAGGATTAGGATATCATCCTTCAAATTTACCAGCTGTTATTCAAAGAAACATTCTTGAAAACCCAGGGTGGTATACTGCATATACACCTTATCAGGCAGAGATTGCTCAAGGTCGTTTAGAAGCTCTTTTAAATTTCCAAACAATGATCACAGATCTTACTGGTATGGAATTAGCAAACGCATCGCTTTTAGATGAGAGTACAGCTGCTGCTGAAGCAATGGCATTACTATTTGCAGTAAGAGAACGTCAACAAAAAAAGGATAATGTTATAAAATTCTTTGTTTCTGATGAAGTTTTACCTCAAACATTATCATTACTTAAAACCAGAGCTATTCCTTTAGGAATCGAATTGGTTCTGGGTAATGCTGAGTCATTTGATTTCTCTACAGAATTCTATGGCGCACTACTTCAATATCCTGGAAAATCAGGACGAATTAATGACATTTCTAGTTTTATATTAAAAGCAAAAGAAGCGCAAATAAAAGTAGCTGTTGCTGCAGATATTTTAAGTTTAGTTAAACTGGAAGCTCCTGGAAAATTTGGAGCAGACGTAGTAGTAGGAACAACACAACGTTTTGGTATCCCTATGGGCTATGGAGGTCCACATGCAGCTTATTTTGCTACAAAAGAAGATTATAAACGAAGTATTCCTGGACGTATTATAGGTGTAACCAAAGATACAAATGGAGATAGGGCTTTAAGAATGGCGTTACAAACGCGTGAACAACACATAAAAAGAGATAAAGCAACTTCTAATATATGTACAGCTCAAGTACTACTTGCTGTGATGGCTGGTATGTATGCCGTATATCACGGCCCTAAAGGTTTAAATTATATTGCTAATAAAGTACACAATACAACTTCCACTTTAGTTGATAGTTTAGAGCGACTTGGTTTATATCAATCTAATGATTCTTATTTTGATACTATTCAAATTAAAACAAATGCTTCAAAAGTAAAAACTATAGCAGAAACTAAAGAAGTTAATTTTTACTATCCAGATGATGAGACTGTTTCTATTTCAATAAATGAAACAACTTCACTTCAAGATATAAATCTTATCAATTCAATTTTTGCAGAAGCAATTTCAAAAAATGCAATAACTATTTCAGAGATTATTGATAGTGATAATATTAATAATAATGTAAAAAGGTCATCTTCATTTTTAGAAAATGAAGTTTTTAACACCTATCATTCTGAAACAGATTTAATGCGTTATATTAAATCTTTAGAACGAAAAGATCTTGCTTTAAATCACTCTATGATTTCTTTAGGATCTTGTACTATGAAACTAAATGCAGCAGCAGAAATGTTGCCTTTAAGTTGGTCAAATTGGGGTAATATACATCCTTTTGCTCCTTTAAATCAAGTTGAAGGTTATCAGTTTGTAATGCAAAAATTAGCAGATCAACTTACTGAAATCACTGGGTTTGCAGATACTTCGCTTCAACCAAACTCTGGAGCTCAAGGTGAGTTTGCTGGATTAATGGTTATAAAAGCATATCACGAATCTCGTAATGAAGGACATCGTAATATCTGTTTAATTCCATCATCTGCACACGGTACAAATCCTGCAAGTGCGGTTATGGCTGGAATGAAAGTTGTAGTTACAAAATCTACAGATGAAGGTAATATTGATGTTGATGATCTTAGAGAAAAAGCTATTATACATAAAGATAATTTGGCTGCCTTAATGGTAACATACCCATCAACTCATGGTGTGTTTGAATCTGCTATTAAAGATATCACACAAATTATACATGATAATGGTGGGCAAGTGTATATGGACGGCGCCAATATGAATGCCCAAGTAGGATTAACTAACCCAGGTAATATTGGAGCAGATGTTTGCCATTTAAACTTACATAAAACATTTGCTATACCTCATGGTGGTGGTGGGCCAGGTGTAGGTCCTATTTGTGTAGCAGAACAACTTGTACCATTTTTACCAGGTAATCCTGTAATTAATGTAGGAGGTGATCAGGCCATTTCAGCCATTTCGGCTGCACCATATGGCTCTGCATTAGCATGTTTAATATCTTATGGATATATCTGTATGCTTGGTGCTAAAGGATTAACAGAATCTACTAGAGTTGCCATTTTAAATGCAAATTATATTAAAGAACGTTTATCTGGTCATTTTGAAGTACTTTATTCTGGTGAAAAAGGACGTGCTGCCCATGAAATGATTGTAGATTGTAGGCCTTTTAAAGCTAATGGTATCGAAGTAACTGATATTGCAAAACGTTTAATGGACTACGGGTTTCATGCACCTACTGTATCTTTCCCTGTAGCTGGTACAATTATGATAGAGCCTACAGAAAGTGAAGGCAAAGCCGAATTAGATCGTTTTTGTGATGCAATGATATCAATTAGAAAAGAAATTGAATCTGTTTCTAAAGAAGATACAAGTAATGTACTTAAAAATGCACCGCATACAATGGCAATGGTAACTTCTAGCGAATGGCCTTTTGAATATTCTAGAGAAACAGCTGCTTTTCCGTTAGATTACATACAAGATAATAAATTCTGGCCAAGTGTAAGACGTGTAGATGATGCCTATGGGGATAGAAATTTAATCTGTACTTGTGCACCTATAGAAGATTTTATGGAAGTTTAA
- a CDS encoding methyltransferase — protein MYENQFPHKRYKYTFQFLKAHISENSKILDLGINNPFTEIMLERGYEVENTKGEDLDIDTSIIEQSDADVVTAFEIFEHLLSPFTVLKSIKANKLVASIPLKLWFSPAYRSKTDMWDRHYHEFEDWQFDWLLEKSGWKIIDRKKWTNPTKKIGIRPILRWFTPRYYIVYAERIK, from the coding sequence GTGTACGAGAATCAATTTCCTCATAAGAGATATAAATATACTTTTCAATTTTTAAAAGCTCATATTTCTGAGAATTCTAAAATTTTAGATTTAGGGATAAATAACCCATTTACAGAAATAATGTTAGAACGTGGTTATGAAGTTGAGAACACTAAAGGTGAAGATTTGGATATTGACACTTCTATTATTGAACAATCAGATGCAGATGTAGTTACTGCATTTGAAATATTTGAGCATTTACTTTCTCCTTTTACAGTTTTAAAATCTATAAAAGCCAATAAATTAGTAGCTAGTATCCCTCTTAAATTATGGTTTTCTCCAGCGTATAGAAGTAAAACGGATATGTGGGATAGGCATTATCATGAATTTGAAGATTGGCAGTTTGATTGGTTATTAGAAAAATCTGGATGGAAAATTATCGATAGAAAAAAATGGACTAATCCTACTAAAAAAATTGGAATTCGCCCTATTTTAAGATGGTTCACACCTCGATATTATATAGTTTATGCAGAGCGAATTAAATAA
- a CDS encoding DNA-binding response regulator translates to MDRKNTFWNTPISILDTKKEKWSVILFLSVFIPLFLIVFQPFGVNNYDPTHRINPDLLIGAIGFGFVNGFTIGIYEFIITPYLFKKKTVAEHFVRLFLLLIILSSTIYLFYNIIGSFHDWKWSSYFGFIRDISLMSIIPTGLIILYVNYKKTKNAYEILLEQPKFNVREKTLIKLESDNGKDSISIALNALLYIEAQDNYVSVYYLMNNQVKKQLLRITMKVLESNLKDMAIVRCHRSYLVNINKITKAKGDGHQMKLYVSNIVNPIPVSRSYISSLKEIMATYHK, encoded by the coding sequence TTGGATCGCAAAAACACATTTTGGAATACTCCTATTTCTATTTTAGATACTAAAAAAGAAAAATGGAGTGTTATTTTATTTTTAAGTGTGTTTATTCCTTTATTTTTAATTGTTTTCCAACCTTTTGGGGTTAATAATTATGATCCAACTCACCGTATTAATCCTGATCTTTTAATTGGTGCTATAGGATTTGGTTTTGTTAATGGGTTTACGATCGGTATCTATGAATTTATTATTACTCCTTATTTATTTAAAAAGAAAACTGTAGCAGAACATTTTGTTAGATTATTCTTATTATTGATAATATTATCTTCAACGATTTATTTGTTTTACAATATTATTGGGAGCTTTCATGATTGGAAGTGGTCAAGTTATTTTGGATTTATTCGAGACATTTCATTGATGAGTATCATTCCAACAGGATTGATTATTCTATATGTAAATTATAAGAAAACTAAGAATGCTTATGAAATCCTTTTAGAGCAACCAAAGTTTAATGTGCGAGAAAAAACATTAATTAAACTAGAATCTGATAATGGTAAGGACTCTATTTCTATAGCTTTAAATGCATTACTTTATATTGAAGCTCAAGATAACTATGTTTCAGTGTATTATTTGATGAACAACCAGGTGAAAAAGCAATTACTACGTATTACCATGAAAGTATTAGAATCGAATTTAAAAGATATGGCAATTGTGAGATGTCATCGATCATATTTAGTTAACATAAATAAGATTACGAAAGCAAAAGGAGATGGGCATCAAATGAAATTATATGTAAGTAATATTGTAAATCCTATTCCTGTTTCACGTTCTTATATTTCGTCTTTAAAAGAAATTATGGCTACTTACCACAAATAA
- a CDS encoding sigma-70 family RNA polymerase sigma factor: MSKHTIDPNKWIDSYSDYLFNYTITRVKDSDTAQDLVQETFFAGLKSMKNFKGEASERTWLVSILKRKIIDHYRKINSKKGQAEVRVNFSADTDNEGDWLEQRVADPYDKTAEDNLENRELGLAIHNCIGKLPEKQALVFKMKTLDGYDTETICNDLDITASNLWVIIHRARTAMAACMEKIWF, encoded by the coding sequence ATGTCAAAACACACCATTGATCCAAATAAGTGGATAGACTCTTACTCTGATTATTTGTTTAATTATACAATTACTAGAGTAAAAGATTCTGATACTGCTCAAGATTTAGTGCAAGAGACTTTTTTTGCTGGATTAAAATCTATGAAAAATTTTAAAGGTGAAGCAAGTGAGCGTACCTGGTTAGTTTCTATTTTAAAACGAAAAATAATAGATCATTATCGAAAAATAAATTCTAAAAAAGGTCAAGCTGAAGTTAGAGTTAATTTTAGTGCAGATACCGATAACGAAGGAGATTGGTTAGAGCAACGTGTTGCTGATCCTTATGATAAAACAGCAGAAGATAATCTTGAAAATAGAGAATTAGGTTTAGCTATTCATAACTGTATAGGTAAACTTCCAGAAAAACAAGCTTTAGTATTTAAAATGAAAACTCTTGATGGGTATGATACTGAAACTATTTGTAATGATTTAGATATTACTGCGTCTAACCTTTGGGTAATTATACACAGAGCAAGAACAGCTATGGCTGCTTGTATGGAAAAAATTTGGTTTTAA
- a CDS encoding amidohydrolase family protein — MIKQMKILITSLLVFFVSIVSSQTLLKPDRVFDGTEMHDDWVVLVEGNSITQVGPASQIKAPRGTKEILLKGKTLMPGLIEGHSHVLLHPYNETTWNDQVLKESPVERSIRGVNHVRNSLMSGVTTMRDLGAEGAGYSDVYIKKTINEGIIIGPRLLVAGPAVVATGAYGPKGFHDGVHVPLGAEEASGNDVIKTVRRQLGNGADFIKIYADYRWKPGAPSQPTFSLEEIKLMVETAESAGSYAVAHASTPEGMRRAILGGVETIEHGDGATAEIFKLMKENGVGLCATLAAGDAILQYNGWNKGRDHEPNRIKQKKKSFKLAMESGVDIVFGGDVGVFSHGENYRELELMVAYGMESIKALQSATSVNARIFHLNNLGQLKKGFLADIIAVEGNPVKNIEAMRNVTFVMKDGELYKNE, encoded by the coding sequence ATGATTAAACAGATGAAAATATTAATTACAAGTTTATTAGTCTTTTTTGTTTCAATTGTAAGCTCTCAAACGTTATTAAAACCTGATCGTGTATTTGATGGAACTGAAATGCATGACGATTGGGTTGTTTTAGTAGAAGGAAATTCAATTACACAAGTTGGGCCAGCATCTCAGATAAAAGCACCAAGAGGAACCAAAGAAATTCTTTTGAAAGGAAAAACGTTAATGCCAGGGCTTATTGAAGGCCACTCACATGTATTATTACACCCTTATAATGAAACGACTTGGAATGATCAAGTATTAAAAGAATCGCCTGTTGAACGTTCTATTAGAGGAGTCAATCATGTTAGAAATTCTTTGATGTCTGGCGTAACTACAATGAGAGACCTTGGAGCAGAAGGTGCTGGTTATAGCGATGTGTATATTAAAAAAACCATTAATGAAGGAATCATTATTGGACCACGATTATTAGTAGCTGGTCCAGCTGTGGTAGCAACTGGCGCTTATGGACCAAAAGGGTTTCATGATGGTGTTCATGTACCACTTGGCGCCGAAGAAGCTAGTGGTAATGATGTGATAAAAACTGTGCGGCGCCAATTAGGAAATGGAGCAGATTTTATAAAGATATATGCTGATTATAGATGGAAGCCAGGAGCACCATCACAACCTACATTTTCTTTAGAAGAAATAAAGCTTATGGTAGAAACTGCAGAAAGTGCGGGAAGTTATGCTGTAGCTCATGCCAGTACACCAGAAGGAATGCGTCGTGCTATTTTGGGGGGTGTAGAAACCATTGAACATGGAGATGGTGCAACTGCTGAGATTTTTAAATTAATGAAAGAGAATGGTGTTGGACTTTGTGCAACTCTTGCTGCTGGAGATGCTATTTTACAGTACAACGGATGGAATAAAGGAAGAGACCATGAACCAAATCGTATTAAGCAAAAAAAGAAATCCTTCAAGTTAGCTATGGAATCAGGTGTAGATATAGTTTTTGGAGGTGATGTTGGAGTATTTTCACATGGAGAGAATTATAGAGAATTAGAGTTAATGGTAGCATATGGAATGGAATCGATTAAAGCACTGCAATCGGCTACTTCTGTAAATGCGAGAATATTTCACTTAAATAATTTAGGGCAGCTTAAAAAAGGATTTTTAGCAGACATTATTGCTGTAGAAGGTAATCCAGTTAAAAATATTGAAGCAATGCGTAATGTTACGTTTGTAATGAAAGATGGAGAACTCTATAAGAATGAATAG
- a CDS encoding ketoacyl-ACP synthase III has product MSIRITGTGSYIPDLIEKNEDFRHHNFLNTDGSSIGSTNDVIVQKFKDITGIAERRYAKPHLTSSDLAFFAAEKAIVDSKINPEELDYIIVAHNFGDVKSDTIQSDILPCLASRVKHSLRIKNPKCVAYDILFGCPGWIEGVIQAQAFIKAGIAKKCLVVGSETLSRVVDKHDRDSMIYSDGAGAAVIEETFEEGGILCHESASFTYDEAYYLFFGNSNNQDLCRDTRYIKMHGRKIYEFALNNVPQAMKDCLDRSDVDIKDVKKILIHQANEKMDEAIIKRFYRLYKIDAPEGIMPMSIHKLGNSSVATVPTLFDLIRNNKIENQNLNKGDVIIFASVGAGMHINAIIYKY; this is encoded by the coding sequence ATGTCTATTCGAATAACTGGAACAGGGTCTTACATTCCTGATTTAATCGAAAAAAATGAAGATTTTCGCCATCATAACTTCTTAAATACAGATGGGTCTTCTATAGGCTCTACTAATGATGTTATTGTTCAAAAATTTAAAGACATTACTGGTATTGCTGAGAGACGTTATGCTAAGCCACATTTAACTTCTTCAGATTTAGCTTTTTTTGCAGCAGAAAAGGCTATTGTTGATTCTAAAATAAATCCTGAAGAACTAGATTATATTATTGTAGCACATAATTTTGGTGATGTAAAATCTGATACTATTCAAAGTGATATATTGCCTTGTTTAGCATCAAGAGTAAAACATAGTCTTAGAATTAAGAATCCAAAATGTGTGGCTTACGACATATTGTTTGGTTGCCCTGGTTGGATAGAAGGTGTTATTCAAGCTCAAGCATTTATTAAAGCAGGAATCGCTAAGAAGTGTTTAGTAGTAGGTTCGGAAACACTATCAAGAGTTGTTGATAAACATGACAGGGACTCAATGATCTATTCTGATGGTGCAGGTGCTGCTGTTATTGAAGAAACTTTTGAAGAAGGTGGAATATTATGTCATGAGTCCGCTTCATTTACTTATGATGAAGCATATTATTTATTTTTTGGAAACTCTAACAATCAAGATTTATGTCGAGATACGCGTTACATAAAAATGCATGGTCGAAAAATTTATGAATTTGCATTAAACAATGTACCTCAAGCCATGAAAGATTGTTTAGATAGAAGTGATGTGGATATTAAAGACGTTAAAAAAATACTCATTCATCAAGCCAATGAAAAAATGGATGAAGCTATTATAAAACGTTTTTATAGGTTATATAAAATTGATGCTCCAGAAGGAATAATGCCTATGAGTATTCACAAATTAGGCAATAGTTCTGTAGCCACTGTCCCTACTCTATTTGATTTAATAAGAAATAATAAAATAGAAAATCAAAACCTTAACAAAGGAGATGTTATTATATTTGCAAGTGTTGGTGCAGGAATGCATATCAATGCCATAATTTACAAATATTAA